A single Brassica rapa cultivar Chiifu-401-42 chromosome A04, CAAS_Brap_v3.01, whole genome shotgun sequence DNA region contains:
- the LOC103863387 gene encoding uncharacterized protein LOC103863387 → MSSFNGNMDNLLLQTLLGRLQIRPPNSPFLSQSLDDLLFKSDDTDNDDDDEDLDPQNNLEREEAKLEKELIRVIVSGRIDSLKPNSGQAVTVNEHHICVGFHEDEESDYRVWEWHGHIMLFDEENGYTPEYIYGNYFERLPVKLLPSRGVGKEVKEEVEEVESLGGLRELIDGGDGDRGRVLHRIVNIGSSRA, encoded by the exons ATGAGCTCCTTCAACGGAAACATGGACAACCTCCTACTCCAAACCCTACTCGGCCGCCTCCAAATCCGCCCCCCAAACTCCCCTTTCCTCTCTCAATCCCTAGACGACCTCCTCTTCAAATCCGACGACACCGacaacgacgacgacgacgaagacCTCGATCCCCAAAACAATCTCGAACGAGAAGAAGCCAAGCTTGAAAAAGAGCTGATCCGCGTCATCGTCTCGGGTCGAATCGACTCTCTCAAGCCCAATTCGGGTCAAGCCGTGACGGTCAACGAGCACCACATCTGCGTTGGGTTTCACGAGGACGAGGAGTCGGATTATCGTGTGTGGGAGTGGCATGGGCATATCATGCTTTTCGATGAGGAGAACGGGTACACTCCTGAGTATATCTACGGGAATTACTTCGAGAGGTTGCCTGTGAAGTTGCTGCCGAGTCGCGGTGTGGGGAAGGAGGTGAAAGAGGAGGTGGAGGAGGTGGAGAGTTTGGGTGGTTTGAGAGAGTTGATTGATGGTGGAGATGGTGATCGTGGTAGGGTTCTTCACAGGATCGTCAACATCGGTTCCTCAAG GGCCTAA
- the LOC103863389 gene encoding soluble inorganic pyrophosphatase 4 codes for MAPPIEIATTKNYAEKQASVPPLNERILSSLTHRSVAAHPWHDLEIGPEAPVIFNCVVEIGKGSKVKYELDKTTGLIKVDRILYSSVVYPHNYGFIPRTLCEDNDPIDVLVIMQEPVIPGCFLRAKAIGLMPMIDQGEKDDKIIAVCADDPEYRHYNDIKELPPHRLAEIRRFFEDYKKNENKEVAVNDFLPATAAYEAVQHSMDLYADYVMETLRR; via the exons ATGGCGCCACCGATTGAGATTGCTACCACCAAGAACTATGCGGAGAAACAGGCTTCAGTTCCTCCTCTTAACGAGAGGATACTTTCGTCCTTGACCCATAGATCAGTTGCTGCACACCCATGGCATGATCTCGAGATAG GACCTGAAGCTCCAGTAATCTTCAACTGT GTGGTTGAGATAGGAAAAGGGAGCAAGGTGAAGTATGAACTCGACAAAACTACGGGTCTCATCAAG GTCGACCGTATTCTCTACTCATCTGTTGTGTACCCACACAACTACGGGTTCATTCCGCGTACCCTCTGTGAGGACAATGACCCTATTGATGTTCTTGTCATCATGCAG GAACCGGTGATCCCAGGATGCTTTCTTCGCGCCAAAGCTATTGGTCTTATGCCAATGATCGATcag GGTGAGAAAGACGACAAGATCATTGCTGTCTGCGCTGACGATCCAGAGTACCGTCATTATAATGACATCAAGGAGCTTCCTCCTCATCGTCTGGCTGAGATTCGTCGTTTCTTTGAAGATT ATAAGAAAAACGAGAACAAGGAAGTAGCTGTTAACGACTTTCTTCCCGCTACCGCAGCCTATGAAGCAGTTCAGCATTCCAT GGATCTCTATGCAGATTATGTCATGGAGACCTTGAGACGGTGA